One Verrucomicrobiota bacterium genomic region harbors:
- a CDS encoding 2-isopropylmalate synthase yields the protein MKTNRIIIFDTTLRDGEQCPGASMNLREKLEVARQLARLKVDVIEAGFPVISDGDFASVNAIAKEIKGPIIAGLARCMPKDIEAAGAALKPAGKRGRIHVFLATSKIHREFKLGKAQDEIIRLAEDGVKRARSFVDNVEFSPEDGSRTEPEFLVEVCKAVVKAGATTVNVPDTVGWAVPEEYAALIGKLYASVPEFQSGKAVISVHCHNDLGLAVANSLAAVRAGARQVECTLNGIGERAGNAALEEIVMALKTRSDFYSGFSCGVNSREIVKSSRLVSRMSGFLVQRNKAIVGENAFAHSAGIHQDGILKKRETYEIMDPEEIGWGKTELPLTKHSGRAAVALRLRHLGLKLNDTEINALFLRFKEIGDKKKFVYDEDLAALVEGHITEVPETWALQYLHVTSGNKTVPTATVQLRKVGDSDSMEQDASIGDGPVDAALKAIDRLTKTSGKLMDYSLRAVSQGKDAVGEVTVKVDFGNNQVVTGKGASTDVIEASARAYLNAVNRHFCSAKRTEAANGKP from the coding sequence ATGAAAACGAACCGAATCATCATCTTCGACACCACGCTCCGCGATGGCGAGCAATGCCCCGGCGCATCCATGAACCTGCGCGAAAAGCTGGAGGTGGCCCGCCAGTTGGCGCGGTTGAAGGTGGATGTGATCGAGGCCGGGTTCCCGGTGATCAGTGATGGGGATTTTGCCTCCGTCAATGCCATCGCCAAGGAGATCAAGGGGCCGATCATCGCCGGGCTGGCGCGGTGCATGCCCAAGGATATCGAGGCCGCCGGTGCGGCGCTCAAGCCCGCCGGCAAACGCGGGCGCATCCATGTGTTTTTGGCGACGTCGAAGATTCACCGCGAGTTCAAGTTGGGCAAGGCGCAGGATGAAATCATCCGCCTGGCGGAGGATGGGGTGAAGCGCGCACGGTCGTTTGTGGATAATGTGGAGTTCTCGCCGGAGGATGGCTCGCGCACGGAGCCGGAGTTCCTGGTGGAGGTCTGCAAGGCGGTGGTCAAGGCCGGCGCGACCACGGTGAACGTCCCCGATACCGTCGGTTGGGCGGTGCCGGAGGAGTACGCGGCGTTGATTGGCAAGTTGTATGCGTCGGTGCCGGAGTTCCAAAGCGGCAAGGCGGTCATCAGCGTGCATTGCCATAATGATCTCGGGTTGGCGGTGGCGAATTCGCTGGCGGCGGTGCGGGCCGGGGCGCGCCAGGTGGAGTGTACGCTTAATGGCATCGGCGAACGCGCCGGGAATGCCGCGCTGGAGGAGATTGTGATGGCGCTCAAGACGCGCTCGGATTTTTACAGCGGCTTTAGCTGCGGCGTGAATTCGCGGGAGATCGTGAAGTCGTCGCGGTTGGTGTCGCGCATGAGCGGGTTCCTCGTGCAGCGGAACAAGGCGATCGTGGGGGAGAACGCGTTTGCGCATTCGGCCGGGATTCATCAGGACGGCATCCTCAAGAAGCGCGAGACGTATGAGATCATGGACCCCGAGGAGATCGGCTGGGGCAAGACGGAATTGCCGTTGACCAAGCACAGCGGGCGCGCCGCCGTGGCGTTGCGGCTCCGGCATCTTGGCTTGAAGCTGAATGATACCGAGATCAACGCGCTATTCCTCCGCTTCAAGGAAATCGGGGATAAGAAGAAGTTCGTCTATGACGAAGATCTCGCCGCGCTGGTCGAAGGACACATCACGGAGGTGCCGGAGACCTGGGCGTTGCAGTACCTGCACGTCACCAGCGGCAACAAAACCGTGCCGACCGCCACGGTGCAACTGCGGAAAGTGGGCGACAGCGATAGCATGGAGCAGGACGCCAGCATTGGCGACGGGCCAGTGGATGCCGCGCTCAAGGCGATTGACCGCCTGACCAAGACCAGCGGCAAGCTGATGGATTATTCGCTCCGCGCGGTGTCGCAGGGCAAGGATGCGGTGGGCGAAGTCACCGTGAAGGTGGATTTCGGGAATAATCAGGTGGTCACCGGCAAGGGCGCGAGCACGGATGTGATCGAGGCCAGCGCCCGCGCCTACCTGAACGCCGTCAACCGCCATTTTTGCAGCGCCAAGCGGACCGAGGCGGCCAATGGGAAGCCGTAA
- a CDS encoding glycosyl hydrolase, translated as MAIKIDTKLTPQKLAGKLNCVFELSAQKILSIEKNWQPSRGTPVFTVKGQYTSRGWTEWTQGFEFGSALLQYDATGEQKFLELGRSKTAELMASHITHTGVHDHGFNNVSTYGNLLRLMREKKIPHHLCEEEFYELALKLSGAVQANRWSSLAEGGGFIYSFNGPHSLFVDTVRSLRVLAIAHSLGHVLMGEQDRKISLLERLVQHADATARYSVYHGKGRDAYDVRGRVAHECIFNTNNGGFRCPNSQQGYSPFSTWTRGLAWALCGFAEQLEYLQTVPDAQLRSLGGRARFEKNWLESARDTADFYLANCCTDGIPMWDTGAPNLHKLGDYLSKPADPFNAWEPVDSSAAAIAAQGLYRLGNYLMDQGDKVQGGQYRQAALTITNTLVDTPYLSLDAKHQGLLLHSVYHRPNGWDYIAPGQKIPNGESSMWGDYHLRELALLVLREAKGGPYLTFFGCLPRGR; from the coding sequence ATGGCGATTAAAATTGATACGAAACTGACCCCGCAAAAGCTGGCGGGTAAACTGAACTGCGTTTTTGAGCTGTCGGCTCAGAAAATCCTGAGCATTGAGAAAAACTGGCAGCCATCGCGCGGTACCCCCGTGTTTACCGTTAAGGGACAGTACACCAGCCGCGGTTGGACGGAATGGACGCAAGGGTTTGAGTTCGGCTCCGCCCTGTTGCAATACGATGCCACCGGCGAGCAGAAGTTTCTGGAATTAGGCCGCAGCAAAACAGCGGAGCTGATGGCCTCTCATATCACCCACACCGGCGTGCATGATCACGGTTTCAACAATGTCTCCACCTACGGCAATTTGCTGCGCTTGATGCGGGAAAAGAAGATTCCGCACCACCTGTGTGAAGAGGAATTCTACGAGCTGGCGCTGAAATTATCGGGCGCGGTGCAGGCCAACCGATGGAGTTCGCTGGCGGAAGGCGGCGGGTTCATCTACTCGTTTAACGGACCGCATTCGCTGTTCGTGGATACCGTGCGCTCCCTGCGCGTGCTGGCCATCGCGCACAGTTTGGGCCATGTGCTGATGGGCGAACAGGATCGCAAGATTTCGTTGCTGGAGCGCCTGGTGCAACATGCGGACGCCACCGCGCGTTATTCCGTCTATCACGGCAAAGGCCGCGATGCGTATGACGTGCGCGGGCGCGTGGCGCACGAATGTATCTTCAACACCAACAACGGCGGCTTTCGCTGCCCGAATTCGCAGCAGGGTTATTCCCCGTTCAGCACGTGGACGCGCGGGCTCGCCTGGGCGCTGTGCGGTTTCGCCGAGCAATTGGAATATCTTCAGACCGTGCCGGACGCGCAACTCCGTTCCTTGGGCGGACGTGCGCGGTTCGAAAAGAACTGGCTCGAATCCGCCCGGGATACGGCCGACTTTTACCTGGCCAATTGCTGCACCGACGGCATCCCCATGTGGGACACCGGCGCGCCGAACCTGCACAAGCTGGGGGATTATCTCTCCAAGCCCGCCGATCCGTTTAACGCGTGGGAACCGGTGGATAGTTCCGCCGCCGCCATTGCCGCGCAGGGGCTTTATCGCCTCGGTAATTACCTGATGGATCAAGGCGACAAGGTGCAAGGGGGACAGTATCGCCAGGCGGCGCTGACCATCACGAACACGCTGGTTGACACGCCGTATCTTTCCCTGGATGCGAAACACCAAGGGCTTCTGTTGCATTCCGTCTATCACCGGCCCAATGGCTGGGACTACATCGCGCCGGGCCAGAAGATTCCCAACGGGGAAAGCTCCATGTGGGGCGATTACCACCTGCGTGAACTGGCGCTGCTGGTGTTGCGCGAGGCTAAGGGCGGGCCGTACCTGACGTTCTTCGGTTGTCTGCCGCGCGGGCGGTGA